The following coding sequences lie in one Aquabacterium olei genomic window:
- a CDS encoding PhoX family protein: protein MKPHDMKRRQMLQGSGALMAAGLFTTLQGLQMRQAHAATRFSNLVTGPYGALAPVNDLSTGLPLLMLPSGFSYKSFGWTGDLMANGQRCPSNHDGMAVVRTRQVGRSTEMVLVRNHERGTGDYASRIQAPGVYDDGQIAGATALGGTTNLVFRDGNWVSMAPSLGGTLVNCAGGVTPWGTWLSCEEINTNNVSTTGKKHGYVFEVTADPLQTTGQPIVGMGRFAHEAVAVDPKSGIVYETEDARNVSALYRYVPHVTPGGVGSLVQGGELQAARVKGRPNASLIVASMGDEVELEWVTIANPDADITTTAALSLVPPGITSATGCSGTFAQAWNAGCLQMSRGEGIWYHAGKMYIADTSVGVDSSNRPGRGDGAVWELDLATMKMKAIYVSSGQLVGNNPDNITVSPRGGILLCEDGGNSPDSYGSGSRMFGLTAQGDAYYFAKNTVNLTAAQIAAAGKSVNAGDHQGSEFCGACWDPSGRVLFVNIQTPGITFAITGPWARGNQ from the coding sequence ATGAAACCCCACGACATGAAGCGCCGCCAGATGCTGCAAGGCTCTGGTGCCCTGATGGCCGCCGGCCTGTTCACCACCCTGCAAGGGCTGCAGATGCGCCAGGCGCATGCCGCGACCCGGTTCAGCAACCTCGTCACCGGCCCCTATGGCGCGCTCGCGCCGGTGAATGACCTGAGCACCGGTCTGCCCCTGCTCATGCTGCCGTCCGGCTTCTCGTACAAGTCCTTCGGCTGGACTGGCGATCTAATGGCCAACGGCCAGCGTTGCCCCAGCAACCACGACGGCATGGCCGTCGTCCGCACGCGCCAGGTCGGTCGCTCGACCGAGATGGTGCTGGTGCGCAACCACGAGCGCGGCACCGGCGACTACGCCAGCCGCATCCAGGCGCCCGGCGTCTACGACGACGGCCAGATTGCCGGCGCCACCGCACTGGGCGGCACCACGAACCTCGTCTTCCGTGATGGCAACTGGGTCAGCATGGCGCCCAGCCTGGGCGGCACGCTGGTCAATTGCGCTGGTGGCGTGACGCCGTGGGGCACGTGGCTGAGTTGCGAAGAGATCAACACGAACAATGTGTCGACCACCGGCAAGAAGCACGGCTATGTCTTCGAGGTGACCGCCGATCCGTTGCAGACCACGGGCCAGCCCATCGTGGGCATGGGCCGCTTTGCCCACGAGGCCGTGGCGGTCGACCCGAAGTCCGGCATCGTCTACGAGACCGAGGACGCGCGCAACGTGTCCGCGCTGTACCGCTATGTGCCCCATGTGACGCCAGGTGGCGTGGGCTCGCTGGTGCAGGGCGGTGAGCTGCAGGCGGCCCGCGTGAAGGGGCGCCCGAATGCCAGCCTGATCGTGGCGTCGATGGGCGACGAGGTGGAACTCGAGTGGGTCACGATCGCCAACCCGGACGCCGACATCACGACGACCGCGGCCTTGTCCCTGGTGCCGCCGGGCATCACCTCGGCCACCGGCTGCAGCGGCACGTTCGCGCAGGCCTGGAATGCGGGCTGCCTGCAAATGAGCCGCGGTGAGGGCATCTGGTACCACGCCGGCAAGATGTACATCGCGGACACGAGCGTGGGCGTGGACAGCAGCAACCGCCCCGGTCGCGGCGACGGTGCCGTCTGGGAGCTGGATCTGGCCACGATGAAGATGAAGGCCATCTACGTCAGCAGCGGCCAGCTGGTGGGCAACAACCCCGACAACATCACCGTGAGCCCGCGGGGCGGCATCCTGCTGTGCGAGGACGGCGGCAACAGCCCGGACAGCTACGGCTCCGGCTCCCGCATGTTCGGGCTGACAGCGCAGGGCGACGCCTACTACTTTGCGAAGAACACGGTGAACCTCACGGCCGCGCAGATTGCCGCCGCGGGCAAGTCCGTCAATGCGGGCGACCACCAGGGCAGCGAGTTCTGTGGGGCCTGCTGGGATCCGAGCGGCCGCGTGCTGTTCGTCAACATCCAGACGCCGGGCATCACCTTCGCCATCACGGGCCCCTGGGCACGTGGCAACCAGTGA